The window ATTTCGGGGGCTCCTGGCCCACCTTCCCCCAGACTGGCTTGCTGGGCTGGTGGTTGCCACAGTAACCTGCAGAGCCGTGAGTTTTTCAAAGCTCAAGGCCACAACCTCTGGTTGCAGATGGAGGTCCAGAGGGCCTCCTGACCCCTCTCCTCCGGGCTAGCGCCCACCCCGCCGAGCTTTGGGTTCCCACTGCACTGCCCTCTGGAGGCCTGGGTGGGGACCGGAGAGGTCGGGGAGGGAAGGCCGTGAGGAGAACTGTCCCGTCCCCTCGGTCCTGCAGACAGCAGAGATGCGCCGGAGGCGTGATCAGGATGGGCCGTGAGGGGCGCGCTCCCAGggggccaggggttgggggggggtgtccaTCAGCCACATTGCAGTCAGACTCCTCCAGTTCACGCTTCTCGAGGATGTCTGCCTCTGTCTGCTCCGAGCTTGACACACcaagaaaccaaggcccagagggTGGAAAAGGGTGTGTCCAAAGTGGCGGAGGGAGATAGGCCGAGCAGGATTTGGTGGATCCTTCTGACGCTCATTCAGGGCCCGGCTCCCAGGGGCTCGGGGCGCTCACTGGGGTTTGGGCCGGCCCAGTCGGGCCTGCAGCTCCTGCATCATGCCGGGGTGGGCAAGGCCAAACCTGCAGGTGGAGACGGGCTGTGGGAGCTGGTCTCCACGTGTCCAGAGCCCCACCCCGGCCCAGCCACGTCGCCCTCTGCTTACCCGTGTCCTAGGGGCCTTCTCCTGGCTGGCAGTGGGGTCCCTTCAGGCCTTGGGGGGCTTGCCTCTGGGGGTTCCTCTGGCCGGAGAAGTCTCTGCTCGGGGGCTGACGGCTCTTCCTCAGGGGGGGTGCTGGGAGGCTCCTCCTGCCGCTCAGGGGCGGGGGTCCGTCGGAAAGAGGGCCGGGAGCGACGCTGCGAGGAGCTTCGAGACAGGAGTACACGGCTCCGCGAGACAGAGACGTCCAGGCGAGACCCAGGAAGCAGGGCCTGCAGGGACAGGGGCACCGAGTACCAAGGGGCTGGCTTCGATATTCTGCTCTGTCCAGCCCCGGACCCTGGCTGGAGCCCTCACCTCACTCCAGCTGCCGTGAGCATCCCCTCCGGTACTTGCTGCCGTCTCCCCACGTGGCCCAGGCTCCTGGTATGTTGACTGGTCCTCTTGGCCCTGGATGTCCTCCGGGCCTTCTGGAACAATCTCCTCGGCCTCTGCCCTCTGGTCTTCAGTCACCTCAACACCCTCCGTGTCAAGGGGCCTCTGTGCCTCTTCCTCAGGGTGGAGGTCCCCACGCTGCCCCTCACCGCCTTGCCCCTGCTCCTTTAACCGCCATCCCGCAGCCTCCTGTTCCCACTGCGGCGTCTGCCCTCCTGGGAGCCCCTCGGCCTCTACCGTGGTGGCCGTGGCGCCCTCTGCCCTCGCCACCTGGGAACCCCAGGTAAAGCTGTCCATCCCACAGCTTCCCTCTGCCACTGCAGATTCCTTGACCTCTGCGCACTCTCCCCTGGGCTCACCGTCTCCGGCCTCAAAAGCCTCTTCTGGGCCCCCTCTGCTATTTACCTCCATGTCTGCTGAGCCCTCCGGGCCAAACTCTGGCCCCCCTCGGGTTTTTTCCCACGCAGCCTCCAccagctcctctcctcccccagcctcctgcctcccatcTGATTCCCaagcttccccagcctctcttttgGGCCCTCCCCCAGGCGCAGCAGCCCTCCCATCGGCCTTGTCCCCCGCTATCTCAGCGGCCGAAGGACTGACCCCTGTGTCCTCGCTGTCCTGGAGGCTCAGAGccgcctcctccagcccccagacTCCGCTGGATGTCGTGTCTGCCCTGCAGGGCACCGTGGCCTCTGCCTCCTCATCCTCGGTGTCTCGGGCATCTGACTCCCCCAGTGCCcgacctgcccctgcccctgcgcTGAACCTTCCACCCGGCTCCTGGCTCTGTGCTCCGTgggcctctccctcctctgctccataCCCTGCTTCCTCGGCTTTCTTCCACTCCCCACCTGCCTCCGGGACATCTGGGAGCACAGACTCTTGGCCACCCTCGGCCTCCTCGGCCTCCTCTGATGCCTGGCTTCCtacagcctcctcctccccctcttcagcatctgctttttctttgtggGAATCCCCTCCCTCCAAGTCCCTCCTCTGGGCTTCAGTCCCAGAGGCACCAGGCTTTCCATACCCCAGGTTTCTGGGGTATTCCTCCGGgctcctttctgtctcctctttgttCAGGGCTGGAATGCCTCGgggctcttcctcttcccccagtCCTTCCTCAGGCTGCTCTGTTGGGGTCTGGGGAGCGGCCATCAGCTCAGGGTCCTGGCCTTCGGTGACCTCGTGCTCAAGGCCACTGCCCTCCAACGCCAGCCCTTCTCTACCTGTCTGAGCCTCCCCCTCGCTCTTCTCCCCCCTGCACTCCTTCTCAAGGCTGGCCTCCGGGGTTGCCTCCAAGCCAGCATCGCCTTCAGCCTCGTTTGCCACTTTGTTCTTGGGCAACTCAGCCTCGGCGATCCAGcaactctctccctcctctttggcCTTCTCTGCCTGCACCACCTCCTCCAGACCAAGGGCAACAGTCCTGTTCATTGAGGCTTGCCTCCCCTCGGCCTCTTCCCCGTCCGGATCTGCCTGGACCTCaaacccctctccctccccctctgacCCCTGGCCTCCTGCAGACTCCCTCCCTGCCGGCTGGTCCTTCACTGCTTCCTCCACGCCCTCAGTTCCTAGAGCCTGGCTCTGTTTGCAGGAAACGCTCATCTCAGCCTTTCTCTTCTcatccacctcctcctcctggtCTTCCCTGGCGGCCTCCTCTATTGCCCAGGTCCTCCCAGTGCCCTCTGAGATCCTTTCTCCGGAGACTACTTCCCCATATTCTGGCTCCCTGGCTCCCGAGAGGTTACCTTCCTTCCCAACTGAGGTTGTCCCGGCCTCTGCCCTGCCTAAAGTTATCCTGGCCTCCTCCTCTCCGCCTGAGGTTGTCCcggcttcctcctctccccctgagGTTGTCCCagcctcttcctccctgcctgaggCTGTTCcagcctcctcctttccccctgaGGTtgtcccagcctcctcctccctgcctgaggttgtcccagcctcctcctccctgcctgaggttgtctctgcctcctcctcctccctgtctgaGGTTGTCCcggcctcctcctctccccctgaggttgtcccggcctcctcctccctgcctgaggttgtcccagcctcctcctccctgcctgaggttgtcccggcctcctcctccctgcctgaggctgtctctgtctcctcctcctccctgcctgaggttgtcccagcctcctcctctccccctgaggttgtcccggcctcctcctccctgcctgaggttgtctctgcctcctcttcctccctgcctgaggttgtcccggcctcctcctccctgcctgaggctgtctctgtctcctcctcctccctgtctgaGGTTGTCCcggcctcctcctctccccctgaggttgtcccggcctcctcctccctgcctgaggctgtctctgtctcctcctcctccctgcctgaggttgtcccggcctcctcctctccccctgaggttgtcccagcctcctcctccctgcctgaggttgtcccggcctcctcctccctgcctgaggttgtctctgcctcctcttcctccctgcctgaggttgtcccggcctccttctccctgcctgaggttgtctctgcctcctcctcctccctgcctgaggttgtcccgtcctcctcctccctgcctgaggttgtcccggcctcctcctcctccctgcctgaggttgtcccggcctcctcctccctgcttgaGGTTgtcccggcctcctcctcctccctgcctgaggttgtcccggcctcctcctccctgcctgaggttgtctctgcctccttctcctccctgcctgaggttgttccggcctcctcctcctccctgcctgaggttgtcccggcctcctcctccctgcctgaggttgtctctgcctcctcttcctccctgcctgaggttgtcccggcctcctcctccctgcctgaggttgtctctgcctcctcctcctccctgcctgaggttgtcccgtcctcctcctccctgcctgaggttgtcccggcctcctcctcctccctgcctgaggttgtctctgcctccttctcctccctgcctgaggttgtcccggcctcctcctcctccctgcctgaggttgtcccggcctcctcctccctgcctgaggttgtctctgcctcctcctcctccctgcctgaggttgtcccggcctcctcctcctccctgcctgaggttgtcccggcctcctcctccctgcctgaggttgtctctgcctcctcctcctccctgcctgaggttgtcccggcctcctcctccctgcctgaggttgtctctgcctccttctcctccctgcctgaggttgtcccggcctcctcctctccccctgaggttgtcccggcctcctcctccctgcctgaggttgtctctgcctcctcctcctccctgtctgaGGTTGtcccggcctcctcctccctgcctgaggttgtcctggcctcctcctctccacctgaggttgtctctgcctcctccctgcctgaggctgtcctggcctcctcctccctgcctgaggtTGTCCCAGCCTCAGATTCTGTCCCTGACTCCCATGTTTTCTCTACCCTTGTGCTTTGGCTACCCCTTAGGACCACCAtcacctctccttccttcccagcctctTTGGCCCTAGGCGCCTGGATCTCCTCTGCAACTGCCTCCTTGAACACCTGCTCTAATGACTCCCTGCTGTCCCCGGCTACCTTCCCCTCGGGCTCCCTCTGCCAGGTCCACTCTGACTCCGCCTTTCCGGCCACCCCTGTTTTCCCTTCCCTGATCTCTtccgcctcctcctcctgttcccaGGTTCTCCGTGTCTCCTCTCTGTTCACTTCCTGCTCATTGGGCCCTCGACTCTTCTGGGTTTGGCTGCCGTTGTCTCGACCAGCCTTAGACCCTGCCTCAGACGTCTTTTTGGCCTCTAAGCGGGCACTTGGCTCCTGGCACCTGGCAGCCCTGGCTGCTTCCCAGGCCCCAGTGAGCTGCCTGTTTGCTTGAGACCCATGGGAGCTGCATTCTTCCCAATCCCAGGTCTGTTTTGTAGCTGAACCTCCCTCCTGGTACCTTCCAGCCTCTCTAGGCTCTCTCAGCCCTCCACCCTCCTTGTTTTGGCTGCCTCCAAGGCCCTCAAGGGCCTCCTGGGCTCCCTTCTCTTCAGTCTCCTCTGGCCTTCCTGCAGCCACCTCCCCCAGTTCCTCAGCTGCccttgcctccctcctctctACAGTGGGGACCTCATCGCCCATAAGGTAGGAGACAAAGGTGCTGAGGGAATCCTggaagagaaggggcagggggacaAAGGCATTAAGGGGAGATCCAGCCTTCTTAGGACTGTTTAGGATGGGACCCTGCCCCAGAGGAACTCAGATACAGAAGAGGGGTTCTGGGatctggaaggagaaagagaactgTATCTgcagaaaggcaaaggaaagggCTAGATTAGGGGTAGGGATGTATCTGTGGAGGTGGGGTATTGAAATCCAGAAACAATCAGGCTAGGAGGCTACCTGATCCTGGGAAAGGAATCTCAAGTCTTGAGGAGAGTCTcaaagggtggagggaagggggggcCCA is drawn from Leopardus geoffroyi isolate Oge1 chromosome E3, O.geoffroyi_Oge1_pat1.0, whole genome shotgun sequence and contains these coding sequences:
- the APOBR gene encoding apolipoprotein B receptor, giving the protein MHLSPPQVMHTDFPARTGSCCEHRRGWAGPGEGMRQADLGEEEVSWAPGKTGLSQWVGTVICRLSGHTETDRMDFLRLHLPGLHQALRGALDSLSTFVSYLMGDEVPTVERREARAAEELGEVAAGRPEETEEKGAQEALEGLGGSQNKEGGGLREPREAGRYQEGGSATKQTWDWEECSSHGSQANRQLTGAWEAARAARCQEPSARLEAKKTSEAGSKAGRDNGSQTQKSRGPNEQEVNREETRRTWEQEEEAEEIREGKTGVAGKAESEWTWQREPEGKVAGDSRESLEQVFKEAVAEEIQAPRAKEAGKEGEVMVVLRGSQSTRVEKTWESGTESEAGTTSGREEEARTASGREEAETTSGGEEEARTTSGREEEAGTTSDREEEEEAGTTSGREEEAGTTSGGKEEAGTASGREEEAGTTSGGEEEAGTTSGGEEEARITLGRAEAGTTSVGKEGNLSGAREPEYGEVVSGERISEGTGRTWAIEEAAREDQEEEVDEKRKAEMSVSCKQSQALGTEGVEEAVKDQPAGRESAGGQGSEGEGEGFEVQADPDGEEAEGRQASMNRTVALGLEEVVQAEKAKEEGESCWIAEAELPKNKVANEAEGDAGLEATPEASLEKECRGEKSEGEAQTGREGLALEGSGLEHEVTEGQDPELMAAPQTPTEQPEEGLGEEEEPRGIPALNKEETERSPEEYPRNLGYGKPGASGTEAQRRDLEGGDSHKEKADAEEGEEEAVGSQASEEAEEAEGGQESVLPDVPEAGGEWKKAEEAGYGAEEGEAHGAQSQEPGGRFSAGAGAGRALGESDARDTEDEEAEATVPCRADTTSSGVWGLEEAALSLQDSEDTGVSPSAAEIAGDKADGRAAAPGGGPKREAGEAWESDGRQEAGGGEELVEAAWEKTRGGPEFGPEGSADMEVNSRGGPEEAFEAGDGEPRGECAEVKESAVAEGSCGMDSFTWGSQVARAEGATATTVEAEGLPGGQTPQWEQEAAGWRLKEQGQGGEGQRGDLHPEEEAQRPLDTEGVEVTEDQRAEAEEIVPEGPEDIQGQEDQSTYQEPGPRGETAASTGGDAHGSWSEALLPGSRLDVSVSRSRVLLSRSSSQRRSRPSFRRTPAPERQEEPPSTPPEEEPSAPEQRLLRPEEPPEASPPRPEGTPLPARRRPLGHGFGLAHPGMMQELQARLGRPKPQ